From a single Miscanthus floridulus cultivar M001 chromosome 8, ASM1932011v1, whole genome shotgun sequence genomic region:
- the LOC136473524 gene encoding bifunctional nuclease 2-like yields the protein MAMEGPVLCRPAIQAKLPAAALINNSLTKSGQLGTALFGAISKYRNISRFISPISLPSTKSIGPCCSFSSSSDGNGYMAGNFSGSDEDYVNSTVLEAVEVRSGSEGYVIKMRDGKNLRCVHNNSQGRNIPESAPQPAIVLRIEDGSETLLPIIVLEMPSVLLMAAIRNVHIARPTIYQVVKEMIDKMGYEVKLVRVNKRIQEAYCAELYLTKIDDPTDSITFDLRPSDAINIAVRCKVPVQVHRSLAYSDGIRPVEPARMAVAAGLSEGLLFTELDRPDGHPCVEAQEFGLVRNMLIAAVEERYKDAASWKDKLMRLRSKRKNWA from the exons ATGGCGATGGAGGGACCTGTTCTATGCCGTCCTGCAATTCAAGCCAAACTGCCGGCTGCTGCGCTGATCAACAACTCCCTGACGAAATCCGGGCAGCTTGGCACTGCATTGTTTGGTGCCATTTCGAAGTACAGGAACATTTCAAGATTCATTTCTCCCATCTCTCTGCCATCTACGAAGAGCATAGGTCCATGCTGTAGCTTCAGCTCGTCTTCTGATGGCAATGGATACATGGCTGGAAACTTTAGCGGGAGTGATGAAGATTACGTTAATTCTACCGTGCTAGAAGCAG TTGAGGTGAGAAGTGGATCAGAAGGATATGTGATAAAGATGCGAGATGGGAAAAACTTGCGATGTGTCCATAACAATTCTCAAGGGAGAAATATTCCAGAGAGTGCACCCCAACCTGCTATTGTTTTGAGGATTGAAGATGGAAGCGAAACTTTACTTCCAATCATTGTTT TGGAGATGCCAAGCGTACTTCTGATGGCAGCTATTCGTAATGTCCACATT GCACGACCGACCATATATCAAGTTGTCAAGGAAATGATTGATAAAATGGGCTATGAG GTAAAACTTGTTCGGGTAAACAAAAGAATTCAAGAAGCCTACTGTGCTGAACTTTATCTAACAAAG ATTGATGATCCTACAGACAGCATcaccttcgatcttcggccttcAGATGCCATAAACATTGCTGTTCGTTGCAAG GTTCCTGTACAAGTCCATAGAAGTCTTGCATACAGTGATGGCATCAGACCAGTCGAGCCAGCAAGAATGGCAGTAGCAGCTGGCCTATCCGAGGGGTTGTTATTTACAGAGCTTGACAG ACCTGATGGACATCCATGTGTGGAGGCTCAAGAGTTTGGATTGGTGAGGAACATGCTCATTGCAGCCGTCGAAGAGAGATACAAGGATGCTG CATCATGGAAGGACAAACTGATGCGGCTGAGGTCTAAGCGGAAGAACTGGGCCTGA